The proteins below come from a single Corynebacterium cystitidis genomic window:
- a CDS encoding ATP-binding protein — MGTVAGDNQEDQVPHQFITPLPLRSNTLALKKSQVGLSSFSNATLSVYRTIAIGCGTLWALYLGVQLVRIENSVIASPVAHMAVLFFFLTSCAIIGTCVIDTLTVYRSALLTGGLLYITVLLAHIICLVFLGHSPFTGAGLGDYGGVPCIMLAAAIARQWALVLIIAVICLSVATNDNLLDAPWHMTSAGIFYSSVLMIPFVVFLHSSITTTRAADRLATRSLEVFFSASQQSMLRYLHTNFLGYLHDQVINQLRAVSLGITQTDVARESWNKATQNQNDTDQRLVHHLPLSQVIVGWKSTIRAVHPHARITAPHDAPFQKKVPEMVATTMLEATMEALANCAAHAPESTPTITIDIADGVAVTIDDNGPGFHLDQIPHDRAGIRIAISGRMSALPGGHATIDSTIGRGTTVHLSWSPHSPTELPQLRIPTVQELTGIGALRTPWSAAVFFAFTLVISYQFWPTIVWPVFIIALAAVASSLSAVLSGKQYRLELRAAVIAGVSNVVFIAAAGIATKTQLEHWPYVWYPWVFVLLCSYLLMRDRAAVGLISWITGVCLDALLIHLGIAGGTVTFQGLLWPAVLLLASWLMPRLVRKAAAQLPNLWREFSTASIASVMDHVQHTFNEEATKWVDRQFKLATDPSLPSHVVRQRAQLLELRLRDCIRCPLFDEPHLTESVWRARRRGATVTLYDDRLSEPDPTWHTQLIAQLVQVLDQLGEGGELSTRLYPPGRSTYATVLWSANAEAPVERLRF; from the coding sequence ATGGGAACTGTCGCTGGCGATAACCAGGAAGATCAAGTACCGCACCAGTTCATCACTCCTCTTCCCTTGCGCAGCAACACCCTTGCTCTGAAAAAATCGCAAGTTGGCCTGTCCTCTTTTAGTAACGCAACGCTTAGTGTCTACCGCACCATTGCTATCGGTTGCGGGACCTTATGGGCTTTATACCTCGGTGTTCAGCTTGTTCGCATAGAAAATAGTGTTATAGCCAGTCCTGTGGCACACATGGCGGTACTCTTTTTCTTCTTGACCTCCTGCGCAATCATTGGTACCTGCGTTATCGATACACTGACGGTGTACCGGTCCGCACTACTGACAGGGGGACTGCTCTACATAACCGTCCTGCTGGCCCATATTATCTGTCTGGTGTTTTTAGGCCATTCCCCCTTCACTGGCGCTGGACTTGGCGACTACGGTGGCGTCCCATGCATCATGCTGGCAGCCGCAATCGCCCGACAGTGGGCCCTCGTGCTGATTATCGCGGTGATCTGCTTATCGGTGGCAACGAACGACAACCTCCTCGACGCACCATGGCACATGACCTCGGCGGGGATCTTCTATTCGAGTGTTTTAATGATCCCTTTCGTTGTCTTTCTCCATTCCAGCATTACGACGACACGGGCTGCCGACCGCCTAGCAACCCGTTCACTAGAAGTGTTTTTCAGTGCCAGCCAACAGTCTATGCTGCGCTATCTCCACACTAATTTTTTAGGATACCTACATGACCAGGTGATTAATCAGCTGCGCGCGGTGTCTTTAGGCATCACTCAAACCGACGTTGCACGGGAGAGCTGGAACAAAGCCACCCAGAATCAGAACGACACAGACCAGAGACTAGTTCACCACCTCCCGCTTTCCCAAGTGATCGTCGGCTGGAAATCCACCATTCGTGCCGTTCACCCTCACGCACGCATCACCGCCCCGCACGATGCGCCTTTCCAGAAAAAAGTACCTGAGATGGTAGCTACCACAATGCTAGAGGCCACAATGGAGGCCCTGGCAAATTGTGCGGCGCACGCACCCGAAAGCACACCGACCATCACCATTGACATCGCAGACGGCGTGGCTGTCACCATCGACGACAACGGCCCCGGTTTTCACCTGGACCAGATACCCCACGACCGCGCCGGAATTCGGATCGCCATCAGCGGGCGCATGTCAGCCCTCCCTGGGGGCCACGCCACCATCGACAGTACTATCGGGCGCGGTACAACAGTGCATTTAAGTTGGTCTCCTCATTCCCCCACCGAACTTCCGCAGTTGCGTATCCCAACCGTTCAGGAATTAACAGGTATCGGTGCGTTGCGCACGCCATGGAGTGCCGCCGTTTTCTTCGCTTTTACTCTTGTGATCTCCTACCAGTTCTGGCCGACTATAGTGTGGCCAGTTTTTATTATCGCCCTAGCTGCTGTGGCCTCGTCGTTAAGCGCGGTGTTGAGTGGTAAGCAGTATCGGCTGGAACTTCGAGCAGCCGTCATCGCCGGTGTGTCCAATGTGGTGTTCATAGCAGCCGCTGGGATAGCAACAAAAACCCAGCTCGAGCATTGGCCATACGTGTGGTACCCGTGGGTGTTTGTGCTGCTGTGTAGTTATCTGCTGATGCGGGACCGTGCAGCAGTCGGACTCATCTCGTGGATTACGGGAGTCTGCCTCGACGCGCTGCTCATACACCTTGGAATAGCGGGCGGTACAGTCACATTCCAAGGTTTGCTGTGGCCAGCAGTCCTACTTCTGGCCTCATGGCTGATGCCGCGTTTGGTACGTAAAGCAGCAGCGCAGTTGCCAAACCTGTGGCGTGAGTTCTCCACCGCTAGTATCGCCTCGGTGATGGACCACGTACAGCACACCTTTAATGAGGAGGCAACCAAATGGGTAGATAGGCAGTTCAAGCTTGCTACTGACCCCTCTCTGCCCAGTCACGTCGTGCGCCAGCGTGCCCAGCTACTTGAACTGAGACTGCGCGACTGCATTCGCTGCCCGCTTTTCGACGAACCACACTTGACTGAATCCGTGTGGCGCGCCCGCAGACGAGGTGCCACCGTGACGCTGTACGACGACCGCCTCAGCGAACCCGACCCGACGTGGCACACACAACTCATAGCACAGCTAGTGCAGGTACTTGATCAGCTCGGTGAAGGCGGCGAACTCTCTACTCGTTTGTATCCGCCGGGGCGCTCCACTTACGCCACTGTGCTGTGGTCAGCAAACGCCGAAGCTCCCGTAGAGCGACTTCGTTTCTAA
- a CDS encoding RodZ family helix-turn-helix domain-containing protein gives MTLANPTTLVREIRRELNGHQIMQAANAHQIEVELSTVESSMSQREGFDAGAVDLAASGLTVTSPGRGRGRGRGRHNPVIDGVLHAIGEKTVGVLGELLPDLLGGIGGGAPGEAEQCYQQNQVEYSDCVENLIEDLCAGASSMNDIVKSSDMSLSLVLGGVLRVLKLTRFTPVGLLSGFVLDAVVNGLISAVGTSDDTNKCIATVLDQLEKNCREVCEVDETPDPGHPVAAPEPVAHPEAGAAVPAESSNKTIAAQPAAGIPVDGIDVPGSSPEIPTLSEAMTTHAASAGGLEINFNVNIDVNATLDLAGLQDFSPPSVSTEDVTQMMTSPLGEVGAASSLGGLAALNAGLFEACECPFEVGISEPTPDPVPAPDPGPEPGPPTEEGVIPPPPELAEVEEPTPPPKKGGGAFIDPEVVPAGTQSSSLSSSIADTAPDHTPTPEPDPEPATRARKVETF, from the coding sequence ATGACATTGGCTAACCCAACAACGCTGGTTCGCGAGATTAGGCGTGAACTGAACGGGCACCAGATCATGCAGGCTGCGAACGCACACCAGATTGAAGTCGAGTTGAGTACGGTGGAATCGTCTATGAGCCAGCGCGAGGGGTTTGACGCAGGTGCCGTCGATCTGGCTGCGAGTGGGTTGACGGTGACGTCACCGGGGCGTGGCCGTGGGCGTGGCAGAGGTCGCCACAATCCTGTAATTGATGGTGTTTTGCATGCTATCGGGGAGAAGACAGTGGGTGTTCTTGGTGAACTCTTACCAGATTTGCTCGGGGGCATTGGCGGTGGTGCTCCTGGAGAAGCTGAGCAATGTTATCAGCAAAACCAGGTTGAGTACTCTGATTGTGTTGAGAACCTGATTGAGGATCTGTGTGCTGGTGCCAGTTCGATGAATGACATCGTGAAATCCAGTGACATGTCTCTGAGCTTGGTGTTAGGCGGTGTGCTCAGAGTGTTGAAGCTGACACGGTTCACACCTGTGGGGTTGCTTAGTGGATTTGTTCTTGACGCAGTTGTCAACGGCCTTATTTCTGCTGTTGGAACGAGTGACGATACGAACAAGTGCATCGCAACTGTTCTTGACCAGTTGGAAAAGAACTGCCGGGAGGTGTGCGAAGTTGACGAAACACCAGATCCAGGCCACCCCGTTGCTGCGCCTGAACCAGTGGCGCACCCTGAGGCTGGCGCTGCTGTGCCGGCGGAGAGCTCAAATAAAACTATCGCAGCTCAGCCTGCGGCCGGAATTCCTGTAGACGGAATCGACGTGCCTGGAAGTTCCCCCGAGATCCCTACCTTATCTGAGGCGATGACTACACACGCCGCATCGGCAGGCGGTTTAGAAATCAACTTCAATGTGAACATCGACGTCAACGCCACACTTGATCTTGCTGGTTTGCAAGACTTCAGCCCGCCGTCGGTAAGTACAGAGGACGTGACGCAGATGATGACAAGCCCGCTCGGTGAGGTGGGGGCAGCGTCGTCTTTAGGCGGGTTGGCGGCGCTGAATGCCGGGTTGTTTGAGGCGTGCGAGTGCCCCTTTGAGGTTGGTATTTCTGAACCTACTCCAGATCCCGTTCCCGCTCCAGATCCCGGCCCGGAGCCTGGTCCGCCAACCGAGGAGGGTGTGATCCCACCGCCGCCGGAGCTGGCAGAGGTTGAGGAACCCACCCCGCCACCGAAAAAAGGCGGTGGTGCGTTCATCGATCCTGAAGTTGTTCCTGCGGGAACACAGTCGAGTTCTTTGTCCAGTTCGATAGCCGATACAGCCCCAGACCACACCCCTACTCCTGAGCCCGATCCGGAGCCAGCGACGCGTGCCCGAAAGGTAGAGACGTTCTAA
- the glmM gene encoding phosphoglucosamine mutase, whose product MTRLFGTDGVRGLANETLTASLALKLGAAAANVLTKDRGSHKRRPIALIGRDPRVSGEMLAAAMAAGMASRGVDVLRVGVIPTPGLAFLTDDYGADIGVMISASHNPMPDNGIKFFSAGGKKLPDDVEDEIEKELDLIGEGGPTGTGVGRVIEEAPDAQGRYLKHLKEAVDTDLSGITVVVDAANGAASTVAPKAYAAAGAEVVSIFNKPDAFNINDNCGSTHMEHIRKAVVEHGADLGLAHDGDADRCLAVDAEGNVVDGDQIMAILAVSMKEKTNLRKSTLVATVMSNLGLKLAMQREGIEMVETAVGDRYVLEALNEGNFSLGGEQSGHIVLPRHATTGDGTLSGLMLMARMAETGKSLAELASVMQVLPQILINVPVPDKSAIMKSDEVIDAIAEAEAELGDTGRVLLRPSGTEELFRVMVEAAEEEQARKVAGCLVAVVAAV is encoded by the coding sequence ATGACTCGACTGTTTGGAACTGACGGTGTTCGTGGCTTAGCTAATGAAACACTTACTGCATCTCTGGCTCTTAAGCTCGGCGCGGCGGCGGCAAATGTGCTTACCAAGGATCGTGGATCGCATAAACGCCGCCCAATCGCACTGATCGGGCGCGACCCACGTGTCTCTGGTGAAATGTTGGCAGCAGCGATGGCGGCTGGCATGGCCTCACGTGGTGTGGACGTCCTGCGTGTTGGGGTTATCCCCACCCCTGGCCTGGCTTTTCTTACTGATGATTATGGTGCTGATATCGGTGTGATGATTTCCGCTTCCCATAACCCGATGCCGGATAATGGCATCAAGTTCTTCTCTGCAGGTGGAAAGAAGCTGCCTGATGATGTCGAGGATGAGATCGAAAAGGAGCTGGACCTGATCGGCGAGGGCGGCCCCACCGGTACTGGTGTTGGTCGCGTGATCGAGGAAGCCCCAGATGCGCAGGGACGCTACCTGAAGCACCTGAAGGAAGCCGTTGATACTGATCTGTCAGGCATTACGGTCGTTGTGGATGCCGCCAATGGCGCTGCCAGCACGGTGGCTCCGAAAGCGTATGCCGCAGCGGGAGCCGAGGTTGTGTCTATTTTCAACAAACCAGATGCGTTCAACATCAATGACAATTGTGGTTCCACTCACATGGAGCACATCCGTAAGGCTGTTGTTGAGCACGGCGCGGACCTGGGGTTGGCGCACGACGGTGACGCGGACCGTTGTCTGGCCGTGGATGCTGAGGGCAATGTTGTTGATGGCGACCAGATCATGGCGATCCTGGCGGTGAGCATGAAGGAGAAAACGAACCTGCGCAAGTCCACCCTGGTGGCCACTGTGATGAGCAACTTGGGCTTAAAGCTTGCGATGCAGCGCGAGGGCATCGAGATGGTGGAGACCGCGGTGGGGGATCGTTATGTGCTTGAGGCGCTCAACGAGGGTAACTTCTCCTTGGGTGGAGAGCAGTCTGGCCACATCGTTTTGCCACGCCACGCGACCACAGGCGATGGTACTTTGTCTGGCCTGATGTTGATGGCGCGGATGGCTGAGACCGGCAAGTCGCTGGCTGAGCTGGCAAGTGTGATGCAGGTGCTGCCGCAGATCTTGATTAACGTACCTGTGCCCGATAAATCCGCGATCATGAAGTCTGACGAGGTCATAGACGCTATTGCTGAGGCTGAGGCCGAGCTTGGTGACACGGGCCGTGTCTTGCTGCGTCCTTCCGGCACCGAGGAACTGTTCCGCGTCATGGTGGAGGCCGCGGAGGAAGAGCAGGCGCGTAAGGTTGCTGGGTGTCTTGTGGCAGTGGTGGCTGCGGTTTAG
- a CDS encoding IS3 family transposase, which yields MADNQLITKYRRKHKRTTIADPGADYREDLLDRHFTPAVPTTSLCGDITYLRTAHGWMYLATVIDLTTRMVVGWQVGDRMSAQLVVDALMMAHQAGYVAGNAVFHSDRGSQYTSKQFTEAAERLDVRLSIGAVGACWDNAVAESFFSTLKLHLLFDRKQFPSKFDARFAGIFSFAAAVTKSRPEYGSTATNSDALNATSPLA from the coding sequence ATGGCCGACAATCAGCTGATCACTAAATATCGACGTAAACATAAACGCACCACTATTGCTGATCCCGGCGCCGACTACCGAGAAGACCTGCTGGATCGTCACTTTACTCCGGCTGTGCCCACCACCTCCCTGTGCGGGGATATCACCTACCTACGCACCGCCCACGGCTGGATGTATCTCGCCACCGTGATTGACCTGACCACCAGGATGGTGGTCGGTTGGCAGGTCGGTGACCGAATGAGTGCCCAACTAGTTGTCGATGCTTTGATGATGGCACACCAAGCAGGCTATGTGGCAGGTAACGCAGTGTTTCACTCCGACCGGGGTTCACAATACACCTCGAAACAGTTCACAGAAGCCGCCGAAAGGCTGGACGTGCGTCTTAGTATCGGGGCGGTCGGTGCGTGTTGGGATAACGCTGTAGCAGAGTCCTTCTTCTCAACCCTCAAGCTGCACTTGTTGTTCGACCGGAAACAATTTCCCTCAAAGTTTGATGCCCGATTCGCCGGCATTTTTTCGTTCGCTGCGGCGGTGACAAAAAGCAGACCGGAATACGGCAGTACCGCCACAAACAGCGACGCCTTAAACGCAACCTCCCCGCTGGCTTGA
- the rpsI gene encoding 30S ribosomal protein S9: MTEANQNVNSVEELDDNVADAADIAAATAATEEFNYTIGDAVASADDASEEQVQEFAAPQLHEGPIQTVGRRKRAIARVTVVEGSGKIVVNGREFEDYFPNKLHQQDILLPLTTLEREKQFDIKATVHGGGPTGQSGALRLAIARALNIYNPAERPTLKKAGLLTRDARAVERKKAGLHKARRAPQYSKR; this comes from the coding sequence ATGACCGAGGCAAACCAGAACGTTAACTCCGTCGAGGAACTCGACGACAACGTTGCAGACGCGGCCGACATCGCCGCTGCAACCGCTGCTACTGAAGAGTTCAACTACACCATCGGTGACGCGGTAGCGTCTGCAGACGATGCTTCCGAGGAGCAGGTCCAAGAGTTCGCTGCACCGCAGCTGCACGAGGGCCCAATCCAGACCGTTGGCCGTCGTAAGCGCGCCATTGCTCGCGTGACCGTGGTTGAAGGCTCCGGCAAGATCGTGGTCAACGGCCGCGAGTTCGAGGACTACTTCCCGAACAAGCTGCACCAGCAGGACATCTTGCTGCCTCTGACCACTCTTGAGCGGGAGAAGCAGTTCGATATCAAAGCAACGGTGCACGGTGGCGGCCCAACCGGCCAGTCTGGTGCACTGCGTCTGGCGATTGCTCGCGCGCTGAACATCTACAACCCGGCTGAGCGCCCAACCCTGAAAAAGGCTGGCCTGCTCACCCGTGACGCTCGTGCAGTGGAGCGCAAGAAGGCTGGTCTGCACAAGGCCCGTCGCGCACCTCAGTACTCCAAGCGTTAA
- the rplM gene encoding 50S ribosomal protein L13 gives MSTYHPKSGDITRKWYVVDATDVVLGKLASTVADLLRGKHKPIYAPNTDTGDHVIVINAEKIHISSNKRDREMRYRHSGYPGGLTSMTLGRALDKHPDRVIEEAVKGMMPHNKLSRQSIKKLHVFVGPDHTHAGQNPEPYEFKQVAQ, from the coding sequence ATGTCTACTTACCACCCGAAAAGCGGTGACATTACCCGTAAGTGGTACGTCGTCGACGCAACCGACGTGGTGCTTGGCAAGCTCGCTTCCACCGTGGCAGACCTGCTGCGCGGCAAGCACAAGCCAATATATGCGCCAAACACCGACACCGGCGATCACGTCATTGTGATCAACGCCGAGAAGATCCACATTTCTTCCAACAAGCGCGACCGCGAAATGCGCTACCGCCACTCCGGTTATCCGGGTGGTCTGACGTCCATGACCCTGGGTCGTGCACTGGACAAGCACCCAGATCGCGTCATTGAGGAAGCTGTGAAGGGCATGATGCCACACAACAAGCTTTCCCGACAGTCCATTAAGAAGCTCCACGTGTTCGTTGGCCCTGATCACACACACGCTGGCCAGAACCCAGAGCCCTACGAGTTCAAGCAGGTGGCACAGTAA
- a CDS encoding WXG100 family type VII secretion target — MSETIKYGFNNLAAASEDIASSARNVAAELDELKNVLAPMAESWVGEAADSYWIHQKKWDDAAHELNEILNTIADNVRQGSLRMEGINSAIARSWSGA, encoded by the coding sequence ATGTCAGAAACAATCAAGTATGGGTTCAACAACCTCGCCGCGGCTTCGGAGGACATCGCATCAAGCGCCCGCAATGTTGCAGCCGAACTGGATGAGCTGAAGAATGTGCTTGCCCCCATGGCTGAAAGCTGGGTCGGCGAAGCAGCCGACAGCTACTGGATCCACCAGAAGAAATGGGACGACGCGGCACATGAACTCAATGAGATCCTAAATACCATCGCGGATAACGTCCGTCAGGGTTCTCTTCGGATGGAGGGTATTAACTCGGCCATTGCGCGTAGCTGGTCCGGGGCCTAA
- a CDS encoding WXG100 family type VII secretion target, producing MSEPTGSAGQQFQTEAEVMRTAANHTDDVNGAVRAELARVQDVAEGTRAYWTGSAQLTFANLMARYDDAERRLGEALTDIAVNIRSNAGNYEETETVNAEAFQSIMPNEGLPL from the coding sequence ATGAGCGAGCCAACAGGTAGCGCAGGCCAGCAGTTCCAAACAGAAGCTGAGGTCATGCGCACTGCCGCAAACCACACCGACGATGTTAACGGCGCTGTTCGCGCAGAACTTGCCCGCGTTCAGGATGTTGCCGAAGGTACCCGCGCCTACTGGACTGGTAGCGCGCAGCTGACCTTCGCCAACCTCATGGCGCGTTACGACGACGCTGAGCGCCGTCTGGGTGAGGCACTGACCGATATCGCTGTCAACATCCGGTCCAACGCTGGCAACTACGAAGAAACGGAAACGGTCAACGCAGAAGCATTCCAGTCCATCATGCCCAATGAGGGCCTTCCGCTCTAA
- a CDS encoding type VII secretion-associated protein, translated as MTTPTTLTITVSPSVTIIDADTTYFRYDNPGPAELVGYCLQLIDDDPAGYTIVIDAAKDFASEVKSFAEKKGFAVRAVARDDGTPGTSMPPPAEAQSAESEAVESIEAVGHMEPALYPYEDVPGEITGLIRPVEERKSSTRSRVPVLILGATVAIVLGAGIWAVGMSTQAAPPAIQAGEPPAVKDSVEHSVEPAPEASRSAAPITSSPAVSAPETVVLAQNGLEVTLPAGFHLEADDDMWKAEGDDPDFRLQLAIDDLYGLPAEELLKQVEREVSMDPELELVAVDDRHVEYHQYAVDGSEAQWVTWVEAGVQLSVGCHSRYSPTTVQRATCQMAYESARYTAPDAAL; from the coding sequence GTGACCACGCCAACTACACTGACCATTACTGTCTCGCCGTCGGTCACGATCATCGACGCAGACACCACCTATTTCCGCTACGACAACCCAGGTCCCGCTGAGCTCGTTGGATACTGTTTGCAGCTTATCGACGATGATCCTGCCGGCTACACCATTGTTATTGATGCTGCCAAGGACTTCGCCTCCGAGGTTAAAAGCTTCGCAGAAAAGAAGGGCTTTGCCGTGCGCGCGGTTGCGCGTGACGACGGCACCCCAGGCACTTCGATGCCACCACCTGCCGAGGCACAGTCAGCAGAATCTGAAGCCGTCGAATCTATAGAAGCTGTGGGACACATGGAACCCGCACTTTATCCATACGAGGACGTCCCAGGAGAAATCACAGGACTGATCCGACCCGTGGAGGAGCGGAAATCGTCGACACGCTCGCGCGTACCTGTCCTCATCCTGGGGGCAACGGTTGCCATTGTCTTAGGTGCCGGAATATGGGCGGTGGGGATGAGTACGCAGGCTGCCCCACCTGCTATCCAGGCCGGGGAGCCGCCTGCTGTGAAGGACAGTGTAGAGCACAGCGTAGAGCCCGCCCCTGAGGCGTCGAGGAGCGCTGCGCCGATTACCTCCAGCCCCGCTGTATCAGCTCCGGAGACGGTGGTGTTGGCACAAAACGGCCTTGAAGTGACCCTTCCTGCAGGTTTTCACCTCGAGGCCGACGACGATATGTGGAAAGCTGAAGGCGATGATCCAGATTTCCGCCTCCAGCTTGCAATTGATGACCTGTACGGTCTGCCTGCTGAAGAACTGCTGAAGCAGGTCGAGCGTGAGGTCAGCATGGATCCGGAGCTGGAGTTAGTGGCGGTTGATGACCGTCATGTTGAATACCACCAGTATGCCGTCGATGGTTCTGAGGCACAGTGGGTGACCTGGGTGGAGGCAGGCGTCCAACTCTCCGTGGGTTGTCACTCACGCTACAGCCCAACCACGGTACAACGAGCAACGTGCCAAATGGCGTATGAATCGGCTCGCTACACCGCCCCCGATGCGGCGCTCTGA